The proteins below are encoded in one region of Flavobacterium sp. IMCC34852:
- a CDS encoding AMP-dependent synthetase/ligase, producing MTKITRLFDFAYYQLEKNNMPHCLVTKYDGQWVSTSTQEYIDKANAVSRALLRLNIQKNDKIAIISSNNRTEWNIMDVGVLQIGAQTVPIYPTISAEDYAYILNHSESKYCFVSDDVVYQKLMSVKNEIPLLEDIYSFNEIAGCKNWKTLLDLGEDQSNQDVVEDRKNNVKPEELATIIYTSGTTGKPKGVMLSHNNIVSNVLDSSPRIPFEEGTSVALSFLPICHIFERVILYIYQYYSVSIYFAESIEKLSDNIKEVKPTVFSVVPRLLEKVYDKIIAKGEDLTGIKKKLFFWAIDLGLRYEPYGANGWWYEFQLKIARKLIFSKWQEGLGGNLNVMVSGSAALQHRLIRVFAAAGMPVMEGYGLTETSPVISVNDQRNGGFKVGTVGRVINNVEVKIAADGEILCKGPNVMMGYYKDQQLTDEVIKDGYFHTGDIGEVDKDGFLRITDRKKEMFKTSGGKYIAPQLIENAMKQSLFIEQIMVIGDGEKMPAAFIQPSFDFIQEWAKRKSLNIGTTHAEIASNPEVIARIEKEVETINEKFGNWEKIKRFELTPDIWSIDGGHLTPTLKLKRKIVMEKYKDLYQKIYN from the coding sequence ATGACTAAAATCACCCGACTTTTTGATTTTGCTTACTACCAGCTCGAAAAGAACAATATGCCTCATTGTCTTGTAACCAAATACGATGGCCAATGGGTTTCCACTTCTACACAAGAATATATTGACAAAGCCAATGCGGTTTCCAGAGCTTTGTTGCGATTGAATATACAAAAGAATGACAAAATTGCCATTATTTCCTCCAATAACAGAACCGAATGGAACATCATGGATGTCGGCGTTTTGCAAATTGGTGCCCAAACCGTACCGATTTATCCAACGATTTCAGCAGAAGATTATGCCTATATATTAAACCACTCAGAATCAAAATATTGTTTCGTTTCAGATGATGTAGTTTATCAAAAATTAATGTCGGTTAAAAATGAAATTCCTTTGTTGGAAGACATTTATTCTTTTAACGAAATTGCAGGCTGCAAAAACTGGAAAACGCTGTTAGATTTAGGCGAAGACCAAAGCAACCAAGATGTTGTTGAAGACCGAAAAAACAATGTAAAACCGGAAGAGTTAGCCACAATAATCTACACTTCGGGAACAACCGGTAAACCAAAAGGCGTTATGTTATCGCATAACAATATCGTCTCAAATGTACTCGACAGTTCACCGCGTATTCCTTTTGAAGAAGGCACTAGTGTCGCTTTAAGTTTCTTACCAATTTGCCACATTTTTGAACGGGTAATTTTGTACATCTATCAATATTATTCGGTTTCTATTTACTTCGCAGAATCGATTGAAAAGTTATCGGATAACATCAAAGAAGTAAAACCAACCGTTTTTTCTGTGGTGCCAAGATTATTGGAAAAAGTATATGATAAAATCATTGCCAAAGGAGAAGATTTAACGGGCATCAAAAAGAAACTGTTCTTCTGGGCGATTGATTTAGGCTTGCGTTACGAACCTTACGGTGCCAATGGTTGGTGGTATGAATTCCAATTAAAAATAGCGCGAAAATTAATCTTCAGCAAATGGCAAGAAGGATTGGGTGGCAACTTAAACGTAATGGTTTCGGGAAGTGCCGCTTTACAACACCGCTTAATCAGAGTATTTGCCGCCGCAGGAATGCCGGTGATGGAAGGTTACGGACTAACAGAAACCTCTCCGGTAATTTCGGTTAACGACCAACGAAATGGCGGTTTTAAAGTGGGAACTGTTGGTAGAGTGATTAATAATGTTGAAGTCAAAATTGCCGCTGACGGAGAAATCCTTTGCAAAGGACCGAATGTGATGATGGGTTATTATAAAGACCAACAATTGACTGATGAAGTCATCAAAGACGGTTATTTCCACACCGGTGACATTGGTGAGGTAGACAAAGACGGTTTCTTGAGAATCACCGATCGTAAGAAAGAAATGTTCAAAACCTCGGGCGGAAAATACATTGCGCCACAGTTGATTGAAAATGCCATGAAGCAATCTTTATTCATCGAACAAATTATGGTAATTGGTGATGGCGAAAAAATGCCGGCTGCCTTTATCCAACCTAGTTTCGACTTTATCCAGGAATGGGCCAAAAGAAAGAGTTTAAATATTGGCACAACCCATGCGGAAATTGCTTCAAATCCTGAGGTCATTGCGCGTATCGAAAAAGAAGTAGAAACCATCAATGAAAAATTCGGGAATTGGGAAAAAATCAAACGCTTTGAATTGACACCTGATATTTGGTCAATTGATGGTGGTCACCTTACGCCTACGCTCAAATTAAAGCGTAAAATTGTAATGGAAAAATACAAAGACTTGTACCAAAAAATTTATAATTAA
- a CDS encoding proline iminopeptidase-family hydrolase: protein MKIKLLLSLLLTIVLFSGCKESKTVDTVKENYLDFSQRDDQFTGGIKMIPISTPIGEFKVWTKRVGNNPKIKVLLLHGGPGGTHEFFESFDGYFPQESIEYIYYDQLGSYYSDQPDDNRLWTTERFVEEVEQVRKALKLDNTNFYLLGQSWGGILAMEYALKYQKNLKGLIISNMMASAPAYNKYAEEVLGPQLDPKVFTQIKEFEKNKDYSNPKYMELLLNHYYTEHILRFPVAQWPESINRAFKHLNPKVYVYMQGPSEFGITGDATLKDWDITTKLKTLTVPTLSIGAQYDTMDPKHMEWIANEVQNGRFLYCPKGSHCSQYDDQEHYFPGVIQFLKDVDNGTFQKKKVK, encoded by the coding sequence ATGAAGATAAAACTATTACTCAGCTTATTATTAACTATTGTTTTATTTTCAGGTTGTAAGGAAAGTAAAACGGTAGATACTGTAAAAGAAAACTATCTCGATTTTTCACAAAGAGACGACCAATTTACCGGTGGCATCAAAATGATTCCCATCTCTACTCCTATTGGTGAATTTAAGGTTTGGACTAAAAGAGTTGGCAACAACCCGAAGATAAAAGTACTGTTGCTTCACGGCGGTCCGGGCGGAACACATGAGTTTTTTGAGAGCTTTGACGGCTATTTTCCACAGGAAAGTATTGAATACATTTATTATGACCAATTGGGTTCTTATTACAGCGACCAACCCGACGACAACAGACTTTGGACTACAGAACGCTTTGTAGAAGAAGTAGAACAAGTACGTAAAGCTTTGAAACTGGACAACACCAACTTTTATTTATTAGGACAATCTTGGGGCGGAATCTTAGCGATGGAATATGCTTTGAAATACCAAAAAAACCTAAAAGGTCTTATCATATCGAATATGATGGCGAGCGCACCGGCTTATAATAAGTATGCCGAAGAAGTCCTCGGACCGCAATTGGATCCAAAAGTATTCACCCAGATTAAAGAATTCGAAAAAAACAAAGACTACAGCAATCCAAAATACATGGAGTTGTTGCTGAATCATTATTACACCGAACACATCCTAAGATTTCCGGTAGCCCAATGGCCTGAGTCAATCAACAGGGCTTTCAAACATTTAAATCCGAAGGTGTATGTTTATATGCAAGGACCTAGTGAATTCGGCATAACCGGTGACGCTACTTTAAAAGATTGGGACATTACGACTAAACTAAAAACATTAACGGTTCCAACACTTTCTATCGGAGCCCAATACGATACTATGGATCCGAAGCACATGGAATGGATTGCCAATGAAGTCCAAAACGGAAGATTTTTGTATTGTCCGAAAGGCAGTCACTGTTCGCAATACGATGACCAAGAACACTATTTTCCGGGTGTTATTCAATTTTTAAAAGACGTTGATAACGGCACTTTTCAAAAGAAAAAAGTTAAATAA
- a CDS encoding DUF4382 domain-containing protein, with protein sequence MKKIVLALTLIATAITFNACSNDNSSSGSYAYKVRMTDDPGPFSEVNVDIQAVEVKGSNGQTVLLNTNAGVYNLLDYANGADTLIATSTLTDSRVNQIRLILGPNNTVVVDGQTYPLSTPSAEQSGLKLLINQDLVADIDNSILIDFDANASVIQTGNGTYKLKPVLRTVVAAISGNITGSIAPVGTLASVSATSTNSLVVYTSTVDAEGNFRISGLPPGTYTVIITPLSPLLPVTQTDIVVEAGASTNIGVINF encoded by the coding sequence ATGAAAAAGATCGTTTTAGCACTAACACTCATTGCAACAGCAATTACTTTTAACGCTTGTAGCAATGACAATTCTTCCTCAGGAAGTTATGCTTACAAAGTTCGCATGACTGATGATCCGGGACCATTTAGCGAGGTAAATGTTGACATCCAAGCGGTTGAAGTAAAAGGAAGTAACGGACAAACCGTACTTTTAAATACCAATGCAGGAGTTTACAATCTTCTGGATTATGCCAATGGTGCTGATACGCTAATAGCAACCAGTACTTTGACCGATTCAAGAGTCAATCAAATCCGATTAATATTAGGACCGAACAACACCGTAGTTGTTGATGGTCAAACTTATCCGCTCAGCACACCAAGTGCTGAACAATCAGGGTTGAAATTATTAATTAACCAAGATTTAGTAGCCGATATTGACAACAGCATTTTGATAGATTTTGACGCCAATGCCTCAGTAATCCAAACCGGAAACGGCACGTACAAATTGAAACCGGTATTGAGAACAGTAGTAGCTGCAATATCCGGAAATATTACGGGTAGCATTGCTCCTGTAGGTACTTTGGCTTCTGTGAGTGCAACCTCTACCAACAGTTTAGTGGTGTATACCAGTACCGTTGATGCCGAAGGAAACTTCAGAATATCAGGTTTGCCTCCGGGAACCTATACCGTTATCATAACACCATTATCACCATTACTTCCGGTAACTCAAACAGATATAGTTGTTGAAGCCGGAGCAAGTACTAATATCGGAGTTATCAACTTTTAA
- a CDS encoding peptidylprolyl isomerase, whose protein sequence is MGCKKEPFNTAWTQEQAPEIFKAKFETTKGDFEMEIKRSWSPKAADRLYQLLKHGYYDNAIFYRVVPNFVAQFGNTDSEQMKQWKSVTIPDEAVKHSNTRGTLSFARSGKDTRDLEIFINLEDNTSLDTLTFEGAKGFTPLGKVIKGMEVVDDLYSGYGEEPMSNPNLYRNRDLFYQTYPKLDLIKKAYLID, encoded by the coding sequence ATGGGCTGCAAGAAAGAACCATTCAACACTGCTTGGACACAAGAACAGGCTCCCGAAATTTTCAAAGCCAAGTTCGAAACCACCAAAGGCGACTTTGAAATGGAAATCAAAAGAAGTTGGTCGCCTAAAGCGGCTGACAGATTATACCAACTGCTCAAACACGGTTATTATGACAATGCCATTTTTTACAGAGTAGTTCCCAATTTTGTAGCCCAATTTGGCAACACCGATTCAGAACAAATGAAACAATGGAAATCGGTTACCATACCAGATGAAGCTGTAAAACATTCCAATACCCGTGGCACCTTAAGTTTTGCCCGAAGCGGAAAAGATACACGCGATTTGGAAATTTTCATCAATTTGGAAGACAATACTTCTCTCGACACTCTTACCTTTGAAGGAGCAAAAGGTTTTACGCCCTTGGGAAAAGTAATCAAAGGCATGGAAGTAGTTGACGATTTATACTCCGGCTACGGCGAAGAGCCGATGAGCAATCCTAATTTGTATAGAAACCGAGACCTTTTTTACCAAACCTATCCTAAATTGGATTTAATCAAAAAAGCCTACCTAATCGACTAA
- a CDS encoding DUF1801 domain-containing protein codes for MAEKKSKLVEIKTKPTVASVTDFINAVPDEQKRKDSFVLLEMMKAASGEEPVLWSNSIIGFGNKRYKSPTTGREVDWLLIGFSPRKANLSLYISIGIKEHTAALKKLGKHKTGVGCLYINKLEDIDLKVLEGMIANSLKQK; via the coding sequence ATGGCAGAAAAAAAATCAAAACTCGTTGAAATCAAAACCAAACCTACCGTGGCCAGCGTAACTGATTTTATCAATGCGGTTCCCGATGAACAAAAGCGCAAGGACAGTTTTGTACTTTTAGAAATGATGAAAGCCGCCAGCGGTGAAGAACCGGTCTTGTGGAGCAATTCTATCATTGGGTTTGGCAACAAGCGCTACAAAAGTCCAACAACCGGAAGAGAGGTCGATTGGCTACTCATAGGATTTTCACCTCGTAAAGCCAATTTATCTTTGTATATCAGCATTGGCATAAAAGAACATACAGCCGCTCTAAAAAAACTGGGCAAACATAAAACCGGTGTAGGTTGTTTATATATCAATAAGCTAGAAGACATTGACCTTAAAGTACTCGAAGGAATGATAGCCAATTCGTTGAAGCAAAAATAA
- a CDS encoding DUF4256 domain-containing protein — protein sequence MKTGNEYKLSTEEKETLLNTLKTRFEKNKNRHAGLDWTTVQTKLLEQPQKLWSLNEMENTGGEPDVVGYDKETQEFLFVDCSTESPKGRRSTCYDREAQVNRKDFPPKHNAQDMATAMGISLLTEEQYRNLQQLGNFDSKTSSWIQTPEAIRKLGGAIFADFRYNHIFIYHNGAQSYYAARGFRGLLKV from the coding sequence ATGAAAACAGGTAACGAATACAAATTATCAACAGAGGAAAAAGAGACATTACTCAATACCTTAAAAACCCGTTTTGAGAAAAACAAAAACCGCCATGCGGGATTAGATTGGACAACAGTGCAAACCAAACTATTGGAACAACCCCAAAAACTTTGGTCACTAAATGAAATGGAAAATACCGGTGGCGAACCCGACGTGGTTGGCTATGACAAAGAAACCCAAGAATTCCTTTTTGTTGACTGCTCGACAGAAAGTCCAAAAGGCCGTCGAAGCACTTGTTATGACCGAGAAGCACAAGTCAATCGAAAAGATTTCCCACCAAAGCACAACGCTCAAGATATGGCTACCGCTATGGGCATAAGCCTTTTAACCGAAGAACAATACCGCAATTTACAACAATTGGGAAACTTTGACTCCAAAACTTCCAGTTGGATACAAACTCCCGAAGCCATCAGGAAATTAGGCGGAGCGATCTTTGCTGATTTCAGATACAATCACATTTTTATATACCACAATGGTGCTCAGTCTTACTACGCTGCTCGCGGGTTTCGAGGTCTTTTGAAAGTGTAG
- a CDS encoding MarR family winged helix-turn-helix transcriptional regulator, producing the protein MKDKTIDYILRATWQAVARMYNEEASKFEGSMAIGFALLSIDKEEGTPSTFISSRMGMEATSLTRTLKTLEDKGLIIRKKNPEDGRGVLIYLTDLGKQMREQSKITVLKFNEVVKQNVSEEKLQHFMEVAETINDLISEKKVF; encoded by the coding sequence ATGAAAGATAAAACTATAGATTATATTCTTCGTGCAACTTGGCAAGCAGTTGCCCGCATGTACAATGAAGAAGCCTCGAAGTTTGAAGGCTCAATGGCCATAGGTTTTGCACTACTGAGTATCGATAAAGAAGAAGGAACTCCTTCCACCTTTATCAGTTCACGTATGGGAATGGAAGCTACCAGTTTAACCAGAACATTAAAAACCTTAGAAGATAAAGGACTAATCATCCGAAAAAAAAATCCTGAAGACGGTCGAGGTGTACTCATCTATCTGACTGATTTAGGTAAACAAATGAGAGAGCAATCCAAAATCACGGTATTAAAGTTCAATGAAGTAGTAAAGCAAAATGTTTCCGAGGAAAAGCTCCAACACTTTATGGAAGTTGCTGAAACGATTAATGATTTGATTTCGGAGAAAAAAGTATTCTAA